The Calliopsis andreniformis isolate RMS-2024a chromosome 5, iyCalAndr_principal, whole genome shotgun sequence nucleotide sequence TTTTACCTGACAACAGAATAAAATTACACTGGTAAGTCCAACCCAACTATGAAGACTGTACATGTTTGGAATTGGTTCTGGTGTCATGAGATTATGACTATCAAACACAGCAACCAGAGCAATTACTACTAATACAACAACAAACATCATTATACCACCATGAATTAATTTTAGTCGTCGTTTTCGGGCGTTCCTCTGAGTTCTATATATTAGCATACCTGGAAACATTGGAACAGTTAGAAACCAGTATTATTATGCAATTAATGTTTTTCAAAATTGTGGGATATACCATTAGCATATAGAAAAACAAATCCAATAATCATTAATAAAGGATGCCAATTAAATTCCAGCATTGGATTGGACCTCCAAGAGAAGCCGCCTCTATAGTTAGCACACCAAACAGCGACTAAAATTATTAGTGTTGCTCCAAGGACTTCCATTACAATTGTAAGAGGTTTAAAACCTTCTAGAGAGATACGTGATTCTCCAATTTGTTCCATATCTGAAAAGTAATTTCATtagtatttaattaatattacaaATTGTAAATGTAAGCAAATAAATTGAACATAACATaaaactataaaatataaagGTCAACACAAAATTGTTTTACAAAGTGAATAAATGTtaactaaataattttttaattgttgATGAATGAGTTATTTTACAATACAAACAGAAATAACATACCTAAACATATTTGGTACTGATATGGATAGTTTGCTGACATGATTGGGTAAAAACTAATTCTCTTTTTACAGTACtttaaatattgttttttatatgaCACTGCTAGAGAATTTCCCTTtataatttgtttaaaatagcTAGTGATGTAAATTtagtacattttttaaaattttttaatgataTTCTGCACAAATTGTAAGttataaattaaaattcatatcatgaaaattatttatatgAATACAGTTGACCATTGTTGAAATGCAAATATAGATATTTTTAACCATTTCTTAATTATGTTAGTTTAAGATTAATAAATTCTAAAATGGCTTATTATACAAACAAACAGATagcattataattataattttatgaTAAACATATGAGCTACTTTAGTAACTTACATCTTTGCATTATGTCAACTATATTCATTAACAATAAGAACAATTTACTATTTAACAACATATGTTTCTATGAACAATATATTATTTAAGCTTTTTAATAGATTCAACTGTGTCACAATATGTATCTATATTCATTTGTAAATGTGTCATATGCCATTAAAACAAGTAATTTGATTTAGTAGCTATACACATATTCCAAGTAATTTTTCTTATATAATCTTTTTTCTATCCATATTGTGTCATATATAAAACTGTCAGTGTCCCGAAATGATcacatttttcaaaattaatcaACTCTAAAAGTATAGATTGTCTTTTAAATAATcttcaatatgttttaaataATCATGGCACTGTTTATAAACCATTTATTAATCAGCAGGTTAGATTTGGCAGAATGTTAATGTTAGATGCTGTAATATATCAAGAACAAAACGTATATTAATTAAAAGAAAAGACAAGAATCAAAGAATTTAGATTAACTAACTGTGAAATAATAACTCGTGACATTACCTGTAGCTATCCGCGAGAAAGTTTCAAGGAAAAATCAACAGGTACTATGTAGATTCCCCAACGGCGTAAAATACATTATCGATTTTACGCAGCTATATAGAATAGGATATTTAAACGTGTCGCACTTTCGATCAACACAACAACTATTTGTAATATGATACcactatttaaaattaaattaataaattcagGTGGACAGCTGGTTGAATGATCATGTGATCATTacattttttttgtaaataagAAGTCTGAAACGTAATTCAAACTTGATTCAAACGTGCAAAATTAAATATTCTTAATAGATAAGTGTCTTCAAAACTAGATtattacatatttaattaaatcGTTCTCTCCAGGCAAAAAAACGATAAAGAAGGTTCGTTTCTCTTAATTCGGAGTCCCGATTCCCGTGTGAATTGATATACACTGATATGTACTTGTTCACAGAAGTTTCAAAACAATTTGGAGCAATCAGAGCCAATCAGAGCGCGATCGACTAGTGGAGGGATCACATCGCCGGTGGTGTTTTCACACTTGTTTTTCGTAATGTTGGAAGGTGTTAAACATGTTCTGTTAGTGTTATCCGGTAAGGGCGGCGTTGGAAAATCGACGATCAGCACGCAATTGGCACTTGCACTTAAGGAATCTGGATTTCGTGTGAGTTTCTCAATATATTCAACATTTTTACAGGTTCCTTAGGTTAGATCGCTTACACGTCAAAATGTTGCAGGTTGGTTTGTTAGACGTCGATCTTTGTGGACCAAGCGTACCTTATCTGTTAAATTTGGAGGACAAAGATGTTCACCAATCTACTGACGGGTATTGAAACAATCTCTATGAAAACAttctatattatttaaaatattcctcTTAACCTTTTTTATCAAAAGCTGCCGTGTGTTTTGTCAATTCTTTAACTACGAAATTGACTATGACGAATTATTCAGTTAACACTTTGATGACTGTCACATTATTATTTTAGCAATAGCATTAGAGCCTATTAACTTAAGTTCACGTTTATTTTGTTTTGAGTTTTGTATAACATATTGAAATCACcttcatttattatattttttagctGTATTGTCATTGACATTTACACatattttatactattttataagTCATTTTAGTTCATAAAAGTTCTTTGAGTAGTTTATTTTAATCCTTTAATGGTATATTTCTGAAAACTTTATGTAATATAGAATATCGAACGTAGTTGTACTcagatattttttttattttttgttattgCTATTGTTTGGATATTATAGATGGATACCAGTGTTTGCAGACAAAGAACAGAAGCTAGCTGTTATGTCGATAgggtttttattaaaaaatcaagATGAGAGTGTTGTCTGGAGAGGTCCAAAAAAAACTGGAATGATTAAGCAGTTCCTAACTGATGTTGTTTGGCAAGATAttgattatttaattattgaCACTCCACCAGGAACCTCTGATGAGCATATTACTGTGATGGAAAATTTAAGGTAACATTAATAACAGATATATTTCAAAATTGTTCAAGTATTCTTCTTTTGTGTTACTAATTGTTAAAAAACAAGGTAATATTTTTGGTCCTGTACATGTTTACTATTAATAGTGTCACACGGTTTTGGTCATTCACATGTGACTCTGATTAAGAATCATGTGATATCCAAATGAAGCATAACTTTAGTTAGATAAGTGATTGCTCATTAGATTGATAAGCTCATATCGCACATGTATTTCAAGAGTAATACAATTCAAACATGTATATTTTTCAGAGAAAAGGGAAAACTATTTGTGAGCTTAAAAACAAAGCTATGACCAAATAATATCGACATAAAAAATAGCATTATCTAATGAAAATTATCTTATTTAAATTCTTTAGCTGAAGAATTACTTGTttgcaataaatgattttgttaACATTATTCAAATAATCTGAATTCCATATTTGTCTCGCTTTTGAAATACATGTGAGGTATGTTCTGCTTGAATGCATATCACAAAAAAGATATTCTAATATTATGTCATGTGATAATAGATTACAATAAGAACAATAATGATTCTGATTAATGAATACATTATGTTTTATAGGAATGTTAAATGTGACGGTGCATTAATAGTAACTACTCCACAAGCAGTTGCAGTGGATGATGTTTTAAGAGAAGTAACATTTTGTAGAAAAACTGGTATTCACATATTTGGTATTGTTGAAAATATGAGTGGTTTTGTCTGTCCATCGTGTTCggttagtatacaatttttcttttgctttttcatttaaagaaagtttttgttattaatacaaaaaatataatttccagGAATGTACAAATATATTCTCTGCGGGTGGAGGAATAGCTCTCTCAAAAATGGTAAATGTACCATTTTTAGCAAAAGTACCTATAGACCCACAAGTTGGTAAACTGGCAGGAACTGGTCAAAGCGTTTTGGTGACGTTACCAGACAGTCAAGTAGCGCAGATATTTCGAAAACTAGTCGAGGAAGTTACTAAAAGTAAAGAAGCATGAGAGTGAGAATTTTTATCGTATCTCTGTAATTTTTAACGACACACAGTACTTGCTTGTGATCCTGAAGTTAACATTAACCTTATGCGAGCTACTACGATGTTGcatttttttataaaagatATTGTAAGTGAATTTACAAAACCGGATCTTTCATACAGATATATACATATCTACTAATATTGTAAAAACACAAGATATTAGAAAACCTTTTATTAGACTTAGACAATTCACAGAATCGCATTGGGTTAATGCAATCGCATATTACA carries:
- the LOC143178805 gene encoding transmembrane ascorbate-dependent reductase CYB561 isoform X1, with the protein product MSANYPYQYQICLDMEQIGESRISLEGFKPLTIVMEVLGATLIILVAVWCANYRGGFSWRSNPMLEFNWHPLLMIIGFVFLYANGMLIYRTQRNARKRRLKLIHGGIMMFVVVLVVIALVAVFDSHNLMTPEPIPNMYSLHSWVGLTSVILFCCQWFAGFLSFLYPGLQAPLRVSYMPIHVYFGVAGFIGVIASCLLGLNEKAIFSLQKDYSKLVGEAVLVNIIGLLLVLFGGVSVYLVTQERYKRVPQPEDESLFTGRNQ
- the LOC143178805 gene encoding transmembrane ascorbate-dependent reductase CYB561 isoform X2 — its product is MEQIGESRISLEGFKPLTIVMEVLGATLIILVAVWCANYRGGFSWRSNPMLEFNWHPLLMIIGFVFLYANGMLIYRTQRNARKRRLKLIHGGIMMFVVVLVVIALVAVFDSHNLMTPEPIPNMYSLHSWVGLTSVILFCCQWFAGFLSFLYPGLQAPLRVSYMPIHVYFGVAGFIGVIASCLLGLNEKAIFSLQKDYSKLVGEAVLVNIIGLLLVLFGGVSVYLVTQERYKRVPQPEDESLFTGRNQ
- the Nubp2 gene encoding NUBP iron-sulfur cluster assembly factor 2, with protein sequence MLEGVKHVLLVLSGKGGVGKSTISTQLALALKESGFRVGLLDVDLCGPSVPYLLNLEDKDVHQSTDGWIPVFADKEQKLAVMSIGFLLKNQDESVVWRGPKKTGMIKQFLTDVVWQDIDYLIIDTPPGTSDEHITVMENLRNVKCDGALIVTTPQAVAVDDVLREVTFCRKTGIHIFGIVENMSGFVCPSCSECTNIFSAGGGIALSKMVNVPFLAKVPIDPQVGKLAGTGQSVLVTLPDSQVAQIFRKLVEEVTKSKEA